A region of Legionella donaldsonii DNA encodes the following proteins:
- a CDS encoding cation diffusion facilitator family transporter: protein MTKTPEGFAEQQILKISIGMTFFLSITGIVFGLLSGSLAIVFDGMFDMIDAFMSILALLVTRLLTSEGNRRFQYGYWHVEPMVLVFNGSVLILLSAYALINAIGSFLSGGRELNFDLAFFIALLMATLSMYMYFYVRKKNQLVNSEFLRLDAHSWLMSGTISLSLLVAFGIATFMDGGRYQYLTPYVDPLVLAVLSLFLIFVPMSTVANAMRDIFLIAPFGLDEKVRLFLDQLVVRYGFKTYASYVAKIGRAQFIEIHLVVPANYPISSVEELDGIRREIADAMGGDSPQRWITIAFTTNENWI from the coding sequence GTGACGAAGACCCCTGAGGGGTTTGCTGAACAGCAAATTCTGAAAATCTCGATAGGGATGACCTTTTTTTTATCAATCACAGGGATCGTATTCGGCCTTCTATCTGGCTCATTGGCGATTGTGTTTGACGGCATGTTTGACATGATTGATGCCTTCATGTCCATCCTTGCTTTACTGGTTACCCGCCTCCTGACGAGTGAAGGCAATCGCCGCTTTCAATATGGTTATTGGCATGTTGAGCCGATGGTTCTGGTTTTTAATGGTAGTGTTCTTATCCTGCTTTCGGCTTATGCACTAATCAACGCCATTGGTAGCTTTTTATCGGGGGGGCGCGAATTAAATTTTGATCTGGCTTTTTTTATCGCCTTATTAATGGCAACTTTATCCATGTATATGTATTTTTATGTGCGCAAAAAGAACCAACTTGTTAATTCTGAATTTTTAAGACTTGACGCCCATAGCTGGTTAATGTCCGGCACCATTTCATTATCCCTTTTAGTTGCATTTGGTATTGCTACCTTCATGGATGGAGGGCGATACCAGTATCTCACTCCTTATGTTGATCCACTTGTATTAGCTGTCCTTTCTCTCTTTTTAATTTTTGTGCCCATGTCCACAGTCGCTAACGCCATGCGCGATATATTTCTGATTGCCCCCTTTGGGCTTGATGAAAAGGTAAGGCTTTTTTTGGATCAACTGGTTGTACGCTATGGCTTTAAAACTTACGCCAGTTATGTAGCCAAAATAGGCCGTGCACAATTTATTGAAATACACCTTGTTGTGCCTGCTAATTACCCTATCTCAAGTGTAGAAGAGCTAGATGGAATTCGGCGCGAAATAGCAGATGCGATGGGTGGAGACAGCCCACAACGTTGGATAACAATTGCCTTTACTACCAATGAAAATTGGATTTAA
- a CDS encoding pentapeptide repeat-containing protein yields the protein MFVFDLKFYAGKKFTNITLETTQLEQIEFQNCQFKQCKFSGIVFSKVKFTDCDFESCDLSLSKFPACQFSEVSFKDCKLVAINWTELNWPLVKLTSPLYFYTSNLSHSSFYGLTLTDLMIENCKAHDVDFREANLNHACFMGSDLQNSLFMHTSLKQADFTEAVNYNIDIQHNTLSDARFSFPEVIALLNHLNIKINGWPNDFES from the coding sequence ATGTTTGTATTTGATCTTAAATTTTATGCTGGCAAAAAATTCACAAATATTACCTTGGAAACGACTCAACTTGAACAGATTGAGTTTCAAAATTGCCAATTCAAACAATGTAAATTTTCCGGTATTGTTTTCAGCAAAGTCAAGTTTACTGACTGTGATTTTGAATCCTGTGATTTGTCCCTCTCAAAGTTTCCAGCTTGCCAATTTTCAGAGGTCTCTTTTAAGGATTGTAAACTTGTGGCAATCAATTGGACGGAATTAAATTGGCCGTTGGTAAAGCTTACCAGCCCTCTGTATTTTTATACAAGTAATCTTAGCCACTCAAGTTTTTATGGTTTAACGCTCACTGATTTAATGATAGAAAATTGTAAGGCTCATGATGTTGATTTTAGGGAGGCCAATTTAAATCATGCTTGTTTTATGGGTTCTGATTTGCAAAATAGTTTGTTTATGCATACGAGCTTAAAGCAAGCGGATTTTACGGAGGCAGTAAATTACAATATTGATATTCAGCATAATACGTTAAGCGATGCCCGCTTTTCATTTCCAGAGGTTATCGCATTGTTAAATCATCTAAATATTAAAATTAACGGATGGCCAAATGATTTTGAATCTTAA
- a CDS encoding tyrosine-type recombinase/integrase, with product MKITKSAVDKLATPVSNTPGRTAQKRYYDDAMKGFGVRVTSGGTKAFFVEKLIKNKLSRITLGRYPELTVEMARKEAQKLLGQIATGIDPVAEKQAEKMRQITLNEVFNDYIQVRKSLKHNTLYNYQKILATGFAGWVDKPFLAITKDKVAKYHEKLGKERGEAYANLAMRLLRALFNFAAGQYEDIQGKSLITENPVKRLSQTRAWYRVERRQTFIKAHELAPWYAGVQQLQNEIFRDYLLLILLTGLRRQEAATLRWDQVDLNAKTLTVLDTKNHESHTLPLSSYLYELLLSRSPKRINEYVFPGTGAAGHIIEPRKQMANVTKLSGIHFTVHDLRRTFITIAEGLDISAYALKRLMNHKMNGDITAGYIVTDVERLRKPMQQITDYFLKCMGVQPSATLIAIQSQGAVHE from the coding sequence ATGAAAATCACAAAATCAGCCGTGGACAAATTAGCAACCCCTGTTTCAAACACTCCGGGAAGAACTGCACAAAAGCGGTATTACGATGATGCTATGAAAGGGTTTGGTGTTAGAGTTACTTCCGGTGGAACAAAAGCCTTTTTTGTTGAGAAACTGATAAAAAATAAACTGTCTCGTATTACCTTAGGTCGCTACCCTGAACTCACCGTTGAGATGGCGAGGAAAGAAGCCCAAAAGTTGCTAGGGCAAATTGCGACCGGAATAGATCCTGTTGCTGAAAAGCAAGCTGAAAAAATGCGTCAAATCACATTAAACGAGGTTTTTAATGATTACATTCAAGTTCGTAAATCACTAAAACACAATACCCTTTATAATTATCAAAAAATTTTAGCCACTGGTTTCGCTGGCTGGGTTGATAAACCGTTTCTAGCTATCACAAAAGATAAAGTAGCAAAGTATCATGAAAAATTAGGGAAAGAGCGTGGTGAGGCTTATGCCAATTTAGCCATGCGTTTATTGCGCGCGCTTTTTAATTTTGCTGCAGGTCAATATGAAGATATCCAAGGTAAATCATTGATTACCGAAAATCCTGTTAAACGCTTATCACAAACTCGTGCTTGGTATCGGGTCGAGCGTCGCCAAACCTTTATTAAAGCCCATGAATTAGCTCCCTGGTATGCCGGAGTACAGCAATTACAAAATGAAATCTTTCGGGATTATCTCTTGTTGATACTACTTACGGGGTTGCGTCGTCAGGAAGCAGCAACTTTACGTTGGGATCAAGTCGATTTAAATGCAAAAACATTAACCGTACTTGATACAAAGAACCATGAATCTCATACTCTCCCTCTTTCAAGCTATCTCTATGAATTGCTATTATCACGCAGTCCAAAAAGGATTAATGAGTATGTTTTTCCCGGTACGGGAGCCGCAGGTCATATTATTGAGCCGCGTAAGCAAATGGCTAATGTAACCAAGCTCTCAGGCATTCATTTTACGGTTCATGATTTAAGACGAACGTTCATTACCATTGCTGAGGGGCTGGATATCTCAGCTTATGCTTTAAAGCGTTTGATGAACCATAAAATGAACGGCGATATTACTGCCGGATATATCGTGACCGATGTTGAGCGGCTGAGAAAGCCGATGCAGCAGATTACCGATTATTTTTTGAAGTGTATGGGTGTCCAACCATCCGCAACACTGATAGCAATCCAATCACAAGGAGCAGTTCATGAGTAA
- a CDS encoding type IV toxin-antitoxin system AbiEi family antitoxin, with amino-acid sequence MARNNETKINHFMVTAPSGVVLTSAWLKNHGVSSKLAWWYVHSGLLEKLGTNAYKKAGTRITWAGAINALQSQLNIPAHVGGKTALHLLGLGHFIPMQGIQEVMLFAPPNTKIPKWLLTTQWDAKFELYKSSLFNDANNEMGLVDRSINEINLKLSSPERAAMELLHLYPKHQSFDEIAYLIENLGQLRPKLVQTLLENCNSIKVKRLFLHLSDQFNHSWFSSLDTTKIDLGKGKRELGDGGKYYSKYKLSLPEIKES; translated from the coding sequence ATGGCTAGAAATAATGAAACAAAAATAAACCATTTTATGGTTACTGCACCTTCAGGTGTGGTATTAACTTCTGCTTGGCTTAAGAATCATGGAGTATCATCAAAACTGGCATGGTGGTATGTCCACTCTGGATTACTGGAAAAGCTAGGTACTAATGCATATAAAAAAGCTGGGACTCGCATCACTTGGGCGGGCGCTATAAATGCATTACAAAGCCAGCTAAATATCCCTGCTCATGTAGGAGGTAAAACTGCGTTACATTTATTAGGACTAGGACATTTTATACCCATGCAAGGAATACAAGAAGTGATGTTATTCGCTCCTCCAAACACTAAAATACCTAAATGGCTGTTAACAACGCAATGGGATGCAAAATTTGAATTATATAAATCATCGCTATTTAATGATGCTAATAATGAAATGGGGTTAGTAGATCGCTCAATCAATGAAATAAATTTAAAGTTATCAAGCCCTGAAAGAGCAGCAATGGAATTACTTCACCTATATCCTAAACATCAATCATTCGATGAGATAGCTTATCTAATAGAAAACTTAGGCCAATTAAGACCAAAGCTTGTTCAAACATTATTGGAAAATTGTAATTCAATCAAAGTAAAAAGACTTTTTTTACACTTAAGTGACCAATTTAATCATTCATGGTTTTCTAGCCTCGACACAACAAAAATTGATTTAGGAAAAGGCAAACGTGAGCTAGGCGATGGAGGCAAGTACTATTCTAAATATAAGCTGTCTCTACCTGAAATAAAGGAGTCATAA
- a CDS encoding outer membrane protein gives MPAINQRTLCYAFVSLFAISTSCLANNLPWQGPYAGFYLGGGFGNNHISTHAGSVTNTSYFATSADIDAVNNAGTWRKEPNRMIVGLQAGHDWVWKQMIYGAALDYGSFSLSSSNNVNNPYPGNSDQYTVYTSVRTNWLFTLRGRLGYRMLNFPSLLYLTGGMAVAQLKVSNNFNDNSFLLGIGGNESRQNQIGWTAGAGIEVAAFKPVSVNIEYLYIDLPSIKTLSSIYNTQGGFGIPEQSMVSPLFSIATFHASIVKIGLNYRFDE, from the coding sequence ATGCCGGCTATTAATCAGCGAACTTTATGTTATGCATTCGTTTCTCTGTTTGCAATATCAACTTCTTGCTTAGCAAACAACCTTCCCTGGCAAGGTCCTTATGCAGGCTTTTATTTGGGTGGTGGTTTTGGAAATAATCATATTTCCACCCATGCTGGTAGTGTCACAAACACCTCTTATTTTGCAACGTCAGCTGATATTGATGCAGTCAATAATGCAGGCACATGGAGGAAAGAACCTAACAGGATGATTGTCGGTCTCCAGGCAGGTCATGATTGGGTTTGGAAACAAATGATCTATGGTGCTGCTTTGGATTATGGCTCGTTTTCATTAAGCTCATCAAATAATGTGAATAACCCCTATCCCGGTAACTCCGATCAATATACTGTTTATACATCTGTGCGTACCAATTGGTTATTCACGCTTCGTGGTCGATTGGGGTATCGGATGCTGAATTTTCCCAGCCTTCTTTACCTTACCGGTGGAATGGCCGTGGCACAACTTAAGGTGAGCAATAATTTTAATGATAATTCGTTTTTACTGGGAATAGGCGGCAATGAGTCGCGTCAGAACCAAATCGGCTGGACAGCAGGCGCAGGTATTGAAGTTGCAGCATTTAAGCCTGTATCGGTGAATATTGAATATTTATACATTGACCTGCCATCAATAAAAACGCTGAGCTCTATTTATAATACACAAGGCGGTTTTGGTATACCCGAACAATCCATGGTTAGCCCTCTTTTCTCGATTGCAACCTTTCACGCAAGTATAGTTAAAATTGGATTAAATTATCGATTTGATGAGTAA
- a CDS encoding glycosyltransferase family 88 protein, producing MSYSFNPHHHVKIWLSNNRNSFLNPENQLRLIRMRAVNPNDEINLIYDSSLLSQQASEQLRVFCNKYNITAKDVQRDIIPNSENQEEKDLIAIYQDEISHLSEGGNVAVGSDILRWLKPVYELGTYTDFDVYVDTSEIPPTLSVEKPLLMNLGSITFSSDVESLFLNNDTIAVVDSFAAKDDIKKIQQYLYKAHCRNASPTFEGFISTYISNLKEVFPDFLVPVLVMSDPNCQAANTLKEIGQHQTARQMRHQIIKETADNSVYSRSLLTARGILHTYLSSEEIMRQAATIERNALQQQLGWLNWFLLPTQRYKTMETLVAASDEELLTKSREQTRMALLKTSVVYTSGPGALILAWFNRFLFKRDTINSIALSSFAHYGLEKVFVSKNGLSAFHATAKAAATILGETEIGKRNDLSWLKEGQNATVAREKEMDNAATTFQRFFRGSKARSESNLPRNFKDMREKIETHIRKIEADLAGYLGFYRYHQRHEKIRVLNLILNHFDENAKHFNVRGFKAALDSYCTSDVFASIGKSETKALIDELNSFCQQAECYGLTEATGQIALPITTNIL from the coding sequence ATGTCTTATTCTTTCAATCCACATCATCATGTCAAAATTTGGCTTAGCAACAATCGCAATTCTTTTTTAAACCCCGAAAATCAATTGCGCCTTATTAGGATGAGGGCTGTTAATCCCAATGACGAAATCAATTTGATTTATGACAGCAGTCTCTTGTCTCAGCAAGCCTCAGAGCAGCTTCGAGTATTTTGTAATAAATACAATATTACAGCCAAGGACGTGCAGCGAGATATAATTCCTAATTCCGAAAATCAAGAAGAAAAAGATTTAATCGCAATCTATCAAGACGAAATTAGCCACTTAAGTGAGGGCGGAAATGTGGCCGTAGGCAGCGATATCTTGCGCTGGTTAAAACCTGTTTACGAACTTGGTACTTACACTGATTTCGATGTCTACGTTGATACTAGTGAGATACCTCCGACTTTGAGCGTTGAGAAACCGCTGTTAATGAATCTGGGAAGTATTACTTTTAGCAGTGATGTAGAATCACTCTTTCTCAATAATGACACGATAGCCGTCGTTGATAGTTTTGCCGCCAAGGATGACATCAAAAAAATACAACAATATCTCTATAAGGCGCATTGCAGGAACGCGTCCCCCACATTTGAAGGTTTTATTTCTACCTATATCAGCAATTTAAAAGAGGTATTCCCAGATTTTCTAGTCCCTGTTCTTGTCATGTCAGATCCAAATTGTCAAGCAGCCAATACATTGAAAGAAATAGGTCAACACCAAACAGCACGCCAAATGCGCCACCAAATTATAAAAGAAACCGCGGATAATAGTGTATACAGTCGAAGTCTTCTTACTGCTAGAGGCATATTGCACACCTATTTATCGAGTGAAGAAATAATGCGTCAAGCCGCGACGATAGAAAGAAATGCACTACAACAGCAACTGGGCTGGTTAAATTGGTTCCTTTTACCCACTCAACGATATAAAACAATGGAGACCCTTGTCGCTGCCTCAGATGAAGAGCTTTTAACAAAATCGCGCGAGCAAACCCGCATGGCACTATTGAAAACGTCTGTTGTCTATACTTCCGGCCCTGGCGCGTTAATACTGGCTTGGTTTAATAGATTTCTTTTTAAACGTGACACTATTAATAGCATCGCTTTATCGTCATTTGCTCACTATGGATTAGAAAAAGTTTTTGTTTCCAAAAATGGCCTTAGCGCTTTCCATGCAACAGCCAAAGCTGCTGCGACAATTCTGGGGGAAACAGAAATTGGAAAAAGAAACGATTTATCATGGCTAAAAGAAGGACAAAACGCAACTGTAGCGCGCGAGAAGGAAATGGATAATGCAGCTACAACGTTTCAGCGATTTTTCCGTGGAAGCAAAGCTAGATCTGAGTCAAATTTACCACGCAACTTTAAAGATATGCGAGAAAAAATTGAAACCCATATAAGAAAAATTGAAGCAGATTTAGCAGGCTACCTTGGGTTTTATCGTTATCATCAACGGCATGAAAAAATTAGAGTACTAAATCTTATCCTTAACCATTTCGATGAAAATGCAAAGCATTTTAATGTTAGGGGATTTAAAGCAGCTTTAGACAGTTATTGCACATCGGATGTTTTTGCAAGTATTGGAAAAAGTGAAACCAAGGCTTTGATTGATGAATTAAATTCATTTTGTCAGCAAGCCGAGTGTTATGGGCTAACCGAAGCGACAGGTCAGATAGCATTGCCAATCACTACTAACATTCTATAA
- a CDS encoding nucleotidyl transferase AbiEii/AbiGii toxin family protein, with protein sequence MSFEEVYKNQVALLLEVLPVVSNFKCFALKGGTAINLFIRDMPRLSVDIDLTYLPIESRDIFLVNIEAELIKMKRLIEKLGLVVKDVFTKNRTLAKLQVFAKNATIKIEPNFVLRGSVFACEEQELCEKAQDQFLKFMRINTLSIADLYGGKICAALDRYHPRDLFDLKLLLDNQGLTEQIRQAFIVYLASGSRPMHELLDPKISEVSKQEFEKTFKNEFLGMTDTLISHEELSNIRADLPSLLLASFTDNERNFLLTLKSGTPDWSLLPIEGIETLPGIQWKLRNINKITDDKKKEQLNKLKQILEM encoded by the coding sequence TTGAGTTTTGAAGAAGTTTATAAAAATCAGGTAGCGCTATTGCTTGAGGTATTACCAGTAGTTAGTAACTTTAAATGTTTTGCCTTAAAAGGTGGCACTGCGATCAATTTATTCATTCGAGATATGCCGCGTTTAAGCGTTGATATAGATCTAACTTATTTACCGATTGAAAGTAGAGATATTTTTCTTGTAAATATTGAAGCCGAACTGATAAAAATGAAACGACTCATAGAAAAACTAGGCTTAGTAGTCAAGGATGTGTTCACAAAAAATAGGACCTTAGCAAAACTGCAGGTTTTTGCCAAAAATGCCACGATTAAAATTGAGCCCAATTTTGTGCTTAGAGGTTCTGTGTTTGCTTGTGAAGAACAGGAGTTATGCGAAAAAGCGCAGGATCAATTTTTAAAATTCATGCGTATCAATACATTATCTATTGCTGATTTATATGGTGGCAAAATCTGTGCTGCATTAGATAGATATCATCCTCGTGATTTGTTTGATTTAAAGCTTTTATTGGACAACCAAGGCTTAACTGAACAAATAAGACAAGCATTTATTGTATATCTTGCTAGCGGTTCCCGACCCATGCATGAGCTTCTTGATCCTAAAATCAGTGAAGTGTCAAAACAGGAATTTGAAAAAACATTTAAAAATGAATTCTTAGGGATGACCGATACTCTCATTTCTCATGAAGAATTGAGCAATATCAGAGCGGATTTACCAAGTTTACTGCTGGCTTCTTTTACAGATAATGAAAGGAATTTTTTATTAACATTAAAATCTGGAACCCCAGATTGGTCGTTACTACCTATTGAAGGGATTGAGACGCTTCCGGGAATTCAGTGGAAGCTAAGGAATATTAATAAAATCACTGATGATAAAAAGAAAGAACAGCTTAATAAGTTAAAACAAATTTTAGAAATGTAA